One part of the Prochlorococcus marinus str. MIT 9313 genome encodes these proteins:
- a CDS encoding DUF4079 domain-containing protein produces MSSALSLTAMQWFGLLHPVLIILFVYPVVGATIRLGTLARERRLQINPLPASVPVEHAEHGRWVAGGVLVAVLIAFFHSYLAAWFEASPGGLAGVGRLVALALAELGTVVIYLRLLKVRRPAARALLGLACWLALLLLGAQPEINRLTDNPFDADFWRSHYWSGVLLSGLLLASVAAKPEIARHLSMRRLHVYANVLVAVLLAVQAITGTRNLLAA; encoded by the coding sequence ATGTCGAGTGCTCTCTCTTTAACCGCCATGCAGTGGTTTGGCTTGTTGCACCCCGTGCTGATCATTTTGTTTGTCTATCCAGTGGTGGGTGCCACGATTCGGCTTGGCACTTTGGCTCGCGAGCGGCGCTTGCAGATCAATCCGCTGCCTGCCTCGGTGCCTGTTGAACATGCCGAGCATGGCCGCTGGGTTGCCGGAGGGGTGTTGGTGGCAGTGTTAATCGCCTTTTTTCATAGCTATTTGGCCGCTTGGTTCGAGGCTTCGCCTGGGGGCTTGGCTGGGGTTGGTCGACTCGTGGCCTTGGCCCTTGCAGAGTTAGGCACTGTGGTGATCTATCTCCGTCTCCTCAAGGTGAGGCGCCCTGCTGCGCGTGCGCTGTTGGGCCTCGCTTGCTGGTTGGCATTGCTGCTGCTGGGAGCACAACCGGAGATCAATCGCCTCACAGACAACCCTTTCGATGCAGATTTTTGGCGCTCCCACTACTGGAGCGGTGTGTTGCTGAGCGGTTTGTTGCTCGCATCGGTGGCAGCCAAACCTGAGATTGCTCGTCATCTCTCGATGCGACGACTGCATGTTTACGCCAACGTGTTGGTTGCTGTATTGCTTGCAGTTCAGGCGATTACAGGCACACGTAATCTCTTAGCAGCTTGA
- the dusB gene encoding tRNA dihydrouridine synthase DusB, whose translation MPELSLPGRGTTRALRCRVLQSPLAGVSDQIFRSLVRRWAPDALLFTEMVNATSLELGHGLQKINELANEAGPIGVQLFDHRPEAMADAAQRAEAAGAFLIDINMGCPVRKIARKGGGSGLIRDPQLAAKIVSTVAAAVKIPVTVKTRLGWCGSDAKPIEWCQSLEQAGAQMLTLHARTREQGFKGSADWHAIAAVKSALQIPVIANGDVKSDIDAKRCLAITGADGVMVGRGSLGAPWLVGQIDAALSGRPVPATPGAAERLTIAREQLEALVQAKGEHGLLIARKHMGWTCSGFPGASKLRHALMRAPTPMDAISLLEQASAELLTAWPEATNA comes from the coding sequence GTGCCTGAACTCAGCCTGCCCGGCAGGGGAACAACAAGGGCACTGCGCTGCAGAGTGCTGCAATCGCCCCTTGCAGGCGTGAGTGATCAGATCTTCCGAAGCCTGGTTCGGCGCTGGGCGCCAGATGCATTGTTATTCACGGAAATGGTCAATGCCACCAGCCTGGAGCTGGGCCACGGCCTACAGAAAATCAACGAACTCGCCAATGAAGCCGGGCCCATTGGCGTGCAATTGTTCGATCACCGCCCAGAAGCGATGGCCGATGCTGCACAACGAGCAGAGGCTGCTGGTGCCTTCCTGATCGACATCAACATGGGCTGTCCTGTGCGCAAGATTGCACGCAAGGGCGGCGGCTCTGGTCTGATCCGTGACCCACAACTGGCGGCAAAAATCGTGAGCACTGTTGCTGCAGCGGTCAAAATCCCAGTCACCGTGAAGACAAGGCTGGGCTGGTGTGGCAGCGATGCAAAACCAATTGAATGGTGCCAATCACTCGAGCAGGCCGGCGCCCAGATGTTGACATTGCATGCTCGAACTCGAGAGCAAGGCTTCAAAGGCTCAGCTGATTGGCACGCCATCGCTGCCGTCAAAAGCGCACTGCAAATCCCCGTGATTGCCAATGGCGATGTCAAGAGCGACATAGATGCCAAGCGCTGCCTAGCGATCACTGGAGCCGATGGCGTGATGGTGGGCAGAGGCTCGCTGGGAGCGCCATGGCTTGTGGGCCAAATCGATGCAGCACTATCCGGCCGCCCAGTGCCTGCAACGCCTGGAGCAGCAGAGCGACTCACCATTGCTCGTGAACAACTTGAAGCGCTGGTTCAAGCAAAGGGGGAACATGGCCTCTTGATTGCCCGTAAACACATGGGATGGACTTGTAGCGGCTTCCCCGGCGCATCAAAACTGCGCCATGCCCTGATGCGTGCACCAACGCCAATGGATGCCATATCACTGTTAGAGCAAGCCAGCGCAGAACTACTAACGGCATGGCCAGAAGCGACCAACGCCTAA
- a CDS encoding DUF1824 family protein, with the protein MSELVIKSLKDLDGLRSAPDLDATQSKHLLDQLCASMDDADWFTVGIMAPSSSLAIFVLREMESRFNWSAMNVVDKPAGEGPVFLKANQKTGDIHVRIEHGLGEGVLLSCQHNNEEKEADTLGPFPLDFFKIKD; encoded by the coding sequence ATGTCTGAGCTGGTTATTAAGTCATTAAAGGATCTCGATGGTCTCCGTTCGGCTCCTGATCTTGATGCGACACAATCGAAGCATTTACTTGATCAGCTTTGTGCCTCTATGGACGATGCTGATTGGTTCACAGTGGGAATCATGGCCCCTTCCTCTAGCTTGGCAATTTTTGTTTTACGAGAGATGGAATCTCGTTTTAATTGGTCTGCCATGAATGTCGTTGATAAGCCTGCTGGCGAAGGGCCTGTCTTTCTTAAGGCGAATCAAAAGACCGGTGATATCCATGTACGCATCGAGCATGGCTTAGGTGAAGGTGTCTTGCTTAGTTGCCAACATAACAATGAAGAAAAAGAGGCAGATACCCTAGGCCCTTTCCCATTAGACTTTTTTAAAATTAAGGATTGA
- a CDS encoding Nif11-like leader peptide family natural product precursor — translation MSEAHLKAFMTMLRACPSLEQKLKTEGTDVLMLAKAAGYTVTMEDLEKGIFEYSGTELSHDERRYFSSGYRKEMNG, via the coding sequence ATGTCTGAAGCACATCTCAAAGCATTCATGACCATGCTGCGTGCGTGCCCATCTTTAGAGCAGAAGCTAAAAACCGAAGGAACGGATGTATTGATGCTTGCCAAAGCTGCTGGTTATACGGTCACGATGGAAGATTTAGAAAAAGGCATCTTTGAATACTCAGGCACAGAGCTTTCACATGATGAGCGTAGATATTTCAGCAGTGGCTATAGAAAAGAAATGAACGGATGA
- a CDS encoding DUF1823 family protein: MNCSEIPLQYPSLTWPLSRALLIQILEDRLSDRFVAELIWERLGYQPCADSATAWSAGPQTPQLWRDAFPTAPAVIAQRPAAVQLTRSIAKEHKQLLKQQLDFAGYRIDELYPRRTRRATAVNWLLAWLAQRGDALLAEGPLPQPLDPPLDPVKGHPGDPIVE; encoded by the coding sequence TTGAATTGCTCTGAAATTCCTTTGCAGTATCCGTCTCTGACTTGGCCTCTTAGCCGGGCTTTATTAATCCAGATTCTCGAAGATCGTCTGAGCGATCGGTTTGTTGCCGAATTGATCTGGGAGCGGCTTGGCTATCAACCCTGCGCTGATTCAGCGACTGCTTGGTCTGCCGGGCCCCAAACACCGCAGCTCTGGCGTGATGCTTTCCCCACTGCCCCGGCTGTGATTGCGCAGCGGCCGGCAGCTGTACAGCTCACCCGCTCGATCGCAAAAGAACACAAACAGCTGTTAAAGCAGCAGCTTGATTTCGCTGGCTATCGCATTGATGAGCTCTACCCTCGTCGCACCCGTCGTGCCACGGCTGTGAATTGGTTGCTGGCCTGGTTGGCGCAACGGGGAGACGCTCTTCTCGCCGAAGGCCCCTTGCCGCAACCTCTTGACCCTCCGCTTGACCCCGTTAAAGGGCATCCTGGCGATCCGATTGTTGAGTGA
- the der gene encoding ribosome biogenesis GTPase Der, which translates to MARPIVAIIGRPNVGKSTLVNRLCRSREAIVDDKPGVTRDRTYQDGFWGDREFKVVDTGGLVFDDDSEFLPEIREQANLALAEASVALVIVDGQQGVTAADESIAEWLRTQPCPTLVAVNKCESPDQGLAMAAEFWRLGLGEPFPISAIHGAGTGDLLDRVLSLLPPKHEEPEEDEPIQMAIIGRPNVGKSSLLNAICGEPRAIVSPIRGTTRDTIDTRLEREGHPWRLIDTAGIRRRRSVNYGPEFFGINRSFKAIERSDVCVLVIDALDGVTEQDQRLAGRIEDDGRACVLVVNKWDAVEKDSHTMPMVEKELRAKLYFLDWATMLFTSALTGQRVESIFALASLAVEQHRRRVSTSVVNEVLKEALSWRSPPTSRGGRQGRLYYGTQVASRPPSFTLFVNDPKLFGDTYRRYVERQLREGLGFDGTPLKLFWRGKQQRAAERELARQQNRLG; encoded by the coding sequence GTGGCGCGTCCGATTGTCGCCATTATCGGTCGCCCCAACGTCGGTAAGTCCACGCTGGTGAATCGACTTTGTCGCAGTCGCGAGGCGATTGTTGATGACAAGCCTGGCGTCACCCGCGATCGCACCTATCAGGATGGTTTTTGGGGAGATCGTGAGTTCAAGGTGGTCGATACCGGTGGCTTGGTCTTCGATGACGACAGTGAGTTTTTGCCCGAGATTCGCGAACAGGCCAACTTGGCTCTGGCGGAAGCCTCTGTAGCACTGGTGATTGTTGATGGCCAGCAGGGTGTTACGGCTGCAGATGAGTCGATCGCTGAATGGTTACGCACGCAACCATGCCCCACGCTGGTAGCAGTAAATAAGTGCGAATCACCAGATCAGGGTTTGGCGATGGCGGCCGAGTTTTGGCGTCTTGGCCTGGGAGAGCCTTTCCCGATTTCTGCAATCCATGGGGCTGGCACAGGTGATCTGCTCGATCGTGTGCTTTCTCTTCTGCCGCCAAAGCATGAGGAGCCAGAAGAGGATGAACCGATTCAGATGGCCATCATTGGCAGGCCCAATGTGGGTAAATCAAGCCTGCTCAATGCCATTTGTGGTGAGCCACGCGCGATTGTTAGCCCGATTCGTGGCACCACCCGCGACACCATCGATACACGTCTTGAACGTGAAGGCCATCCTTGGAGACTGATCGATACAGCTGGCATACGCCGTCGGCGCAGTGTGAATTACGGCCCTGAGTTTTTTGGCATCAACCGGAGTTTTAAGGCGATTGAACGCAGCGATGTGTGTGTGTTGGTGATTGATGCCCTTGATGGGGTCACAGAACAGGATCAGCGCCTGGCCGGCAGGATTGAAGATGATGGCCGCGCATGCGTGCTGGTGGTGAACAAATGGGATGCGGTTGAGAAAGATAGTCACACCATGCCGATGGTTGAAAAAGAGCTGCGCGCCAAGCTTTACTTTCTCGATTGGGCCACGATGTTGTTCACTTCTGCACTCACTGGGCAGCGGGTGGAAAGTATCTTTGCTTTGGCCTCCTTGGCAGTTGAGCAGCACCGTCGTCGGGTGAGCACCTCGGTGGTGAATGAGGTGTTGAAGGAAGCCTTGAGTTGGCGTAGTCCACCCACGTCCCGTGGGGGTCGCCAGGGACGCCTTTATTACGGCACTCAAGTGGCGAGCAGGCCGCCTAGTTTCACCTTGTTTGTCAATGACCCGAAGTTGTTTGGCGATACGTACCGCCGCTATGTGGAACGGCAGTTACGAGAAGGGCTTGGTTTTGATGGCACTCCCTTGAAGCTGTTTTGGCGCGGTAAACAGCAACGGGCTGCCGAACGCGAGCTAGCTCGTCAGCAGAACCGTTTGGGATAG
- a CDS encoding CbiQ family ECF transporter T component, whose protein sequence is MDWLRQLPIGQYVAGNSGWLRRLDPRLKLAWVLMFLLTPVLAGSLWRIGLVVALLLITLASGLPVRIWWRSLLLLLFLGALVGLFAMMLPTGETAATLAVRSPQELPGASVTSLSWELLRLGPLRLGPLALGPFVVSRRSAELGLNTSTLIFTVVHSVNLMLLTTQPEDLVWALSWCLAPLALIGVPVDRLSFQLLLALRFLPLVQEELQNLLRSLASRAVNLRQLGFKASFALILSVGERLLANILLRAEQGAEALLARGGLLLPPDQFRPQVLLTGASLWLNIASAMLLLFVLGLRGKYGAL, encoded by the coding sequence ATGGACTGGTTGCGTCAGCTTCCGATCGGGCAGTACGTGGCTGGCAACTCTGGTTGGTTGCGTCGTCTTGATCCCCGTTTGAAGCTGGCCTGGGTGTTGATGTTCCTGCTCACGCCAGTACTGGCTGGCTCGTTGTGGCGGATTGGTTTGGTTGTTGCGCTTCTCTTGATCACCTTGGCCAGTGGTCTGCCGGTGCGGATCTGGTGGCGATCGTTGCTGCTGTTGCTGTTTCTTGGCGCTCTTGTGGGCTTGTTCGCCATGATGTTGCCGACGGGGGAAACCGCTGCCACCCTTGCTGTGCGCTCGCCGCAAGAACTGCCGGGGGCGAGTGTGACCAGTCTGTCTTGGGAGTTGCTGCGGCTTGGCCCCCTGCGCCTTGGTCCTTTGGCATTGGGGCCCTTTGTGGTTAGTCGTCGTTCTGCTGAGTTGGGATTAAACACCTCCACTCTCATCTTCACTGTGGTGCATAGCGTCAACTTGATGTTGCTCACCACCCAGCCGGAAGATTTGGTTTGGGCTCTGAGCTGGTGCCTGGCACCGCTGGCCTTGATTGGTGTACCTGTCGATCGGCTTAGCTTTCAGTTACTGCTTGCCTTGCGCTTTCTACCCCTGGTGCAGGAGGAGTTACAGAACCTTTTACGGTCTCTCGCTAGCCGAGCCGTGAACTTGCGGCAGTTGGGTTTCAAGGCCTCCTTTGCTTTGATTCTCTCAGTGGGCGAACGCCTTTTAGCCAACATCCTCTTGCGAGCTGAACAAGGAGCAGAAGCTTTGCTTGCTCGTGGAGGTCTTTTGTTGCCGCCCGATCAGTTCCGCCCTCAGGTGTTATTGACTGGAGCGTCCCTTTGGCTCAACATCGCTTCGGCAATGTTGCTGCTATTTGTGCTTGGCTTGCGTGGGAAGTACGGTGCTTTGTAG
- a CDS encoding PipX family protein, producing MSAERYLNHPTFGMLYLVAPAGDGRDVYATLYAQRMFFLVTLQPRGAQFEVIPYQDARHYAELHLTHCRRDRSPEYESWQQLFAQTFI from the coding sequence GTGAGCGCCGAGCGCTATCTCAATCACCCCACGTTCGGAATGCTCTATCTCGTGGCCCCCGCCGGCGATGGTCGAGACGTTTACGCCACGCTCTATGCCCAGAGGATGTTTTTTCTCGTCACCCTGCAACCTCGAGGGGCACAGTTTGAGGTGATTCCCTATCAAGACGCGCGCCATTACGCCGAACTTCATCTGACCCATTGTCGGCGTGATCGCTCCCCTGAGTACGAGAGTTGGCAGCAGTTGTTTGCTCAGACCTTTATCTGA
- a CDS encoding YggS family pyridoxal phosphate-dependent enzyme, producing the protein MTLSARWHDLVDRLADGVHLLAVSKGHPATLIRQLAELGQQDFGESRLQEALPKLEALADLKGLRWHFIGRLQANKVRGVVRSFAVIHSVDSLALAERISRIAVEEQCCPQVMLQVKFRDDPSKGGFSQEQLKQAWPDLIQLSHLQLIGLMTMAPIGLSLEQRQELFGQCRELADQLGLPDCSMGMSGDWLEAMHAGATWLRLGSLLFGARSMAKSSSVDDINAV; encoded by the coding sequence GTGACGTTGTCTGCTCGTTGGCACGATCTGGTTGATCGGCTTGCTGATGGAGTTCATCTTTTGGCTGTGAGTAAGGGGCATCCCGCAACTTTGATCCGTCAACTTGCCGAGCTTGGTCAGCAGGATTTTGGCGAGAGTCGCTTGCAGGAGGCTTTGCCCAAGTTGGAGGCCTTGGCTGATCTCAAAGGTCTGCGTTGGCATTTCATTGGACGTCTACAGGCGAACAAGGTGCGGGGAGTGGTGAGATCCTTTGCCGTGATCCATTCCGTGGATTCTCTGGCTTTAGCAGAACGCATTTCAAGAATTGCTGTTGAAGAGCAGTGCTGCCCGCAGGTGATGTTGCAGGTCAAATTTCGCGATGATCCCTCTAAGGGTGGTTTCTCTCAAGAGCAGCTCAAGCAGGCCTGGCCCGATCTGATCCAGTTGTCTCATTTGCAGTTGATTGGTCTGATGACAATGGCTCCTATAGGGCTTTCACTCGAGCAACGTCAGGAGCTTTTTGGGCAGTGTCGTGAACTTGCTGATCAGCTTGGCTTGCCTGATTGCTCGATGGGAATGAGCGGTGATTGGCTTGAAGCTATGCATGCAGGGGCTACCTGGTTACGGTTGGGGTCACTTCTCTTTGGCGCGCGTTCAATGGCTAAGTCTTCTTCCGTAGATGACATTAATGCTGTCTAA